A region from the Ammospiza nelsoni isolate bAmmNel1 chromosome 1, bAmmNel1.pri, whole genome shotgun sequence genome encodes:
- the GASK1A gene encoding Golgi-associated kinase 1A: MKPPAPAAVGALLALALLALTHLPPAPEHSLLPLPASAPPAPPREAAAPMSAGQAHRRGLPVPRTRPQQEQAPGRGRRLRGLERDIPHIPPWLSADDLQKMWLLSSGQVVSKSRVPAHGQIMRVRLRAAGDDAKGDAEGDVSPASPEGDCQDGRCGLIKRPGDLYEVLAFHLDRVLGLNRSLPAVARRFSSRLLPYSYTDGALRPIIWWAPDLQHLQDANNDQNSCALGWLQYQEMLQPHRPMPVDRDIPCSSIPRSEWSRLALFDFLLQVHDRLDRYCCGFQPDPSEPCVEEMLHEKCRNPAELVLVHILVQRSAPSRLVFIDNAGRPQHPEEKLNFRLLQGIGSFPAAAVARLRSGRLQSLLLQSLRLDRELWESQGGAEGLRPLLHTIDRRAQILLRHIQEHNLTVFEDSPR, translated from the exons ATGAagcccccggccccggcagcTGTCGGGGcgctgctggccctggccctgctggctctcACGCacctgcccccggccccggaGCACTCCCTGCTCCCGCTGCCGGCCTCGGCCCCCCCTGCGCCCCCGAGGGAGGCGGCCGCCCCCATGTCTGCAGGACAGGCCCACAGAAGAGGGCTCCCCGTGCCCCGCACTCGCCCGCAGCAGGAGCAGGCCCCCggcaggggcaggaggctgcgggggctggagagggacattCCCCACATTCCCCCTTGGCTCTCTGCCGACGACCTCCAGAAGATGTGGCTGCTGTCCAGCGGGCAGGTGGTCTCCAAATCCCGCGTTCCTGCCCACGGGCAAATCATGCGAGTGAGGCTGCGTGCCGCGGGGGATGATGCCAAGGGAGATGCCGAGGGGGATGTCTCGCCAGCCAGCCCGGAAGGAGACTGCCAGGATGGGCGCTGTGGGCTCATCAAGCGCCCCGGGGACCTGTACGAGGTGCTGGCCTTCCACCTGGACAGGGTGCTGGGGCTGAACCGCAGCCTGCCCGCCGTGGCCCGGCGCTTCAGCAGCCGCCTCCTGCCCTACAGCTACACCGACGGCGCCCTGCGGCCCATCATCTGGTGGGCTCCTgacctgcagcacctgcaggatgCCAACAATGACCAGAactcctgtgccctgggatggcTGCAGTaccaggagatgctgcagccccacagaccGATGCCGGTGGACAGGgacattccctgctccagtATCCCACGCAGCGAGTGGAGCCGCCTGGCCCTCTTTGACTTTCTTCTCCAG GTCCATGACCGCCTGGACCGCTACTGCTGTGGCTTTCAGCCTGATCCCTCTGAGCCCTGCGTGGAGGAGATGCTCCATGAGAAGTGCCGGAATCCAGCAGAGCTGGTCCTGGTCCACATCCTG GTCCAGAGGAGCGCGCCATCCCGCCTGGTGTTCATCGACAACGCGGGCAGGCCGCAGCACCCTGAGGAGAAGCTCAACTTCAGGCTCCTGCAAGGCATAGGCAG cttcccagcGGCGGCGGTGGCCAGGCTGCGGTCGGGCAGGttgcagagcctgctgctgcagtcCCTGCGCCTGGACCGGGAGCTCTGGGAGAGCCAGGGGGGCGCCGAGGGGCTCAGACCCCTGCTCCACACCATTGACAGGCGAGCACAGATCCTGCTGCGTCACATCCAGGAGCACAACCTGACGGTGTTCGAGGACTCGCCGCGCTGA